In Dioscorea cayenensis subsp. rotundata cultivar TDr96_F1 chromosome 11, TDr96_F1_v2_PseudoChromosome.rev07_lg8_w22 25.fasta, whole genome shotgun sequence, a single genomic region encodes these proteins:
- the LOC120271791 gene encoding uncharacterized protein LOC120271791 gives MKVIGATTSGLGGISKAMVKNIKEKGERRQDEDGEKSAMNNGKEEDGLSMMEHASMVKNANGKVIVIVKELKIEKDEFLNAPETKKTLSTSQILVAPSSETADSEIWVSTELVTVLSVDQTDAMDKDEGKFNEEKIWEEIYALRTITRYQGDLHMSCVEELIALYIFAGVEPPTYLKDSPKLKEVNDMLLFLKSLIAHYLRGLLPPAVVIGRL, from the exons ATGAAGGTGATCGGAGCCACGACATCGGGGTTGGGTGGAATCTCCAAGGCCATGGTGAAGAATATCAA AGAAAAGGGTGAAAGGagacaagatgaagatggtgaAAAATCAGCAATGAATAATGGGAAGGAAGAAGATGGCTTGAGCATGATGGAGCATGCATCTATGGTTAAGAATGCTAATGGAAAAGTAATTGTCATAGTTAAGGAGCTGAAAATCGAAAAAGATGAGTTCTTGAATGCTCCTGAGACTAAGAAAACATTGTCAACTTCTCAGATTTTAGTTGCTCCT TCATCAGAAACTGCAGATTCTGAAATTTGGGTTTCGACAGAGCTTGTGACAGTTTTGTCTGTTGATCAAACAGACGCTATGGACAAAGATGAG GGTAAGTTTAATGAAGAGAAGATATGGGAGGAGATTTATGCATTACGAACAATTACAAGATACCAAGGGGATTTGCACATGTCCTGTGTTGAGGAATTGATTGCTTTATATATCTTTGCTGGAGTAGAGCCCCCTACTTATCTTAAGGATTCCCCTAAACTCAAGGAAGTTAATGATATGCTTTTGTTCTTGAAGTCT TTGATTGCACACTACTTACGTGGCCTCCTCCCTCCTGCTGTGGTTATTGGGag GTTATGA